The Shewanella halotolerans region TCGTCTCCTTGAGGGCGTGCAGCTGGCGGTTGGTGTTGGTGACGCAGATATCGTCGAGATCGATCAGGGTGATCTCGCCTATGCCGCTGCGGGCCAACGCCTCGGCCACCCAGGTACCTACCCCGCCTATGCCGACCACAGCCACATGGGACTGCGCAAATCGGGTCAGTGCCTTAGCGCCATATAGGCGGCCAATGCCGGCAAAGCGATTGAGATAGGCGTCAGAGAGTTCAGGTTGGCTCAAGGTGGGCTCCGGTAAGATAACTAAAATCCCGCCGATTTTACCGCAATCCCAGGCAAATGCCCAAAAAGAAAAACGGTGACAAGTGTTAAGCCTATGGGGCGATTGCAGCAGCCAGGAAAGCAGAGGGTGAAACAGGGTAAAGACCAAATTAACCCACTGTTTTTAAATGTAAAACAACATGATAAAACTCACGTAAAACCAATGATTTGCGACACGGATCACATCTCAACATTGCACTTCTGGGCACACTGACGCCGCGACGCAGCATAAGCGGCCAAGAAAGCTCCCTCTGGGCCCATGACTCTCGCTAGCTAAAAAATCAAAGGCCCTCTTTGAGATGGCCATAATCGCTACAGGAAGATGACAATGAAAAAATCTGTTCTATCGGCAAGCATTTTCGCCACCCTCGCAGCCACCTCATTCACCGCGCTCGCCGACGGTCCTCAGTTCTATGGCCGTGCCGATCTTGCCTTCACTCACTCGGATAATGGCATCGCCACCCAAAACCAGAAAGATGGCACCATCATAGAGAACAACTTCTCTTGGTTAGGGGTGAAGGGCAGCGAAAAAGTCGCCGACGGCCTGGAAGTGATCTACCAGATGGAGTTTGGTGTCAGCAACTATGACAACTCAGGCAATACCTTTGCCGCACGTAACACCTACCTGGGGCTAAGAAGCGTCATAGGTACCGCCCTTGTGGGTCGTAACGACACCGTATTTAAGGCATCCGAAGGTGGCTTCGACCTCTTCGGTAACACCAACTCAGATATCGATCTGCTGGCCGCCGGTCAATCGCGTACCGCAGACGGTATCACCTACTACTCGCCTAAGATCGCCGATCTCATCACCTTGAACGCCACCTACCTGATGGAAGACAACTATGTGACCTATGACGGCAACGAGCGCGTGGCACCAGACAACATGTATGCCCTCAGCGCCACCTTAGGTGATAAGGCGCTCAAGGCGCAGAACTACTATGTTGCCGCGGCCTACAACGACAACATCGACGATGTGAAAGCCTATCGCGGCGTAGCACAGGTGAAGCTAGGTCAGGTGATCTTAGGCGCCCTGTATCAGAACAGTGAACATGTGGACAGCAAGTACGCCAACCTAGAAGGCGATACCTACTTTATCAATGCCGCCTATGTGATGGGTAACCTGAAGTTTAAGGCGATGTACGGTAAGGACGATTCGGGTCTGGGCAAGTATGTGAAGCGTTATGTGGGTGGTAGCGATGGCGCGGGCATGGAAACCCTGTCTGACGTAGATCTACAACAGTTCAGCATAGGTGCCGACTACCGTATCAGTAAGAGCACGCTGTTTTATGGTCACTACACTAAATATGATGGCGACCTGAAACTGGCTGGCATGAAGCAAGATCTGGGTGATGACATAGTCACCCTAGGTATGCGCTTCGACTTCTAACTTGTCTCCAGCTTAAATAAAGGCGGCCAAGAGCCGCCTTTTTGCTTTTCTTCTAGCCGCTTTACTCGCCGCGTGGCTTTATCTGCGCTCCCACTGCTTTCGACCCTGTCAGCGAAAAAACACGCAATATTTGTGCGTAAGCGCACACTTTTTAAACATATTTATGCTTTACCAAGCAAAACGCCTACAATTTTAGCAACTTCTTAATAAGTTACAGTTTGTTTACATCAACAGCAGAGTGCATACCCCTTTGGGAGTAGGCGTAATACGTTAAATTTACAAGGATTGGCTGTTTTTTAAACGGATGAGACAGATCTGTCACAAATTCCTC contains the following coding sequences:
- a CDS encoding porin: MKKSVLSASIFATLAATSFTALADGPQFYGRADLAFTHSDNGIATQNQKDGTIIENNFSWLGVKGSEKVADGLEVIYQMEFGVSNYDNSGNTFAARNTYLGLRSVIGTALVGRNDTVFKASEGGFDLFGNTNSDIDLLAAGQSRTADGITYYSPKIADLITLNATYLMEDNYVTYDGNERVAPDNMYALSATLGDKALKAQNYYVAAAYNDNIDDVKAYRGVAQVKLGQVILGALYQNSEHVDSKYANLEGDTYFINAAYVMGNLKFKAMYGKDDSGLGKYVKRYVGGSDGAGMETLSDVDLQQFSIGADYRISKSTLFYGHYTKYDGDLKLAGMKQDLGDDIVTLGMRFDF